From the genome of Helicobacter pylori, one region includes:
- the coaE gene encoding dephospho-CoA kinase (Dephospho-CoA kinase (CoaE) performs the final step in coenzyme A biosynthesis.) — translation MVLKNAIALTGGIGTGKSTTIKILESQGYHILDADKIAHQLLQEYRFKIAQHFGSEILEKGILNRKKLGAIVFQKANELKWLEGFLHPLIRECMLKKAYELEKNHQAYFLDIPLFFEVGGKKRYPVSKVVLVYAPRALQIERLLERDKLKEAEILQRLSCQMDIGQKRAMSDYIIDNSSSLKDLAKQVECFLKTLL, via the coding sequence ATGGTTTTAAAAAACGCTATCGCTCTCACAGGGGGGATAGGCACCGGTAAAAGCACCACCATTAAAATACTAGAATCGCAAGGTTATCACATTTTAGATGCGGATAAGATCGCCCACCAGTTATTGCAAGAGTACCGGTTTAAAATCGCCCAACATTTTGGATCAGAGATTTTAGAAAAGGGTATTTTAAACAGAAAAAAACTTGGGGCGATCGTGTTTCAAAAGGCTAATGAGTTAAAATGGCTAGAGGGTTTTTTACACCCCTTAATCCGTGAGTGCATGCTTAAAAAGGCCTATGAATTAGAAAAGAATCATCAAGCGTATTTTTTAGACATCCCTTTGTTTTTTGAAGTGGGGGGTAAAAAACGCTATCCTGTGAGTAAGGTGGTTTTAGTCTATGCACCAAGGGCCTTACAAATTGAGCGCCTTTTAGAGCGAGACAAACTCAAAGAAGCTGAAATCTTGCAGCGCTTATCTTGTCAAATGGATATAGGGCAAAAACGCGCCATGAGCGATTATATTATAGACAACAGCTCCAGTTTAAAAGATTTAGCCAAGCAGGTTGAGTGCTTTTTAAAAACGCTCTTATAA
- the gatA gene encoding Asp-tRNA(Asn)/Glu-tRNA(Gln) amidotransferase subunit GatA yields the protein MITLKQALSLSQDELETLKNEIDAKVRASDLNAYIKAPSLNGASAKGVPILIKDNISVKGWEITCSSKILEGYIAPYHASVIENLHQNSMAGFGLSNMDEFAMGSTTESSCYGITKNPRDKNRVPGGSSGGSAAAVAGGLAVAALGSDTGGSIRQPASYCGCVGLKPTYGRVSRYGLIAYCSSFDQIGPITQNVEDASILFDAISGHDSKDSTSANLKPVQTFKNLNRDKRFRIAILRDHIKDASNGVQLAYENTLKALKEMGHEIVEKKMLDSHYQISIYYIISMAEASSNLARFDGVRYGRRAQNIKDLKELYLKSRSEGFGDEVKRRIMLGNFVLSSGYYDAYYLKAQQMRLMIKEQYNKIFEEVDLIFTPVAPTTAHLFNYHASPLEMYLSDIYTIGANLSGLPALSLPVAKDPLGLPIGMQFIAKAFDEQSLLDVSYALEQELDLKLD from the coding sequence ATGATCACTTTAAAACAAGCCCTTTCTTTATCCCAAGATGAATTAGAAACCCTTAAAAACGAAATTGACGCTAAGGTTAGAGCTTCAGATTTGAACGCTTATATTAAAGCCCCTAGCCTTAATGGCGCTAGCGCTAAAGGGGTGCCGATCCTTATTAAAGACAATATCAGCGTTAAGGGGTGGGAAATCACTTGCTCCAGTAAGATTTTAGAAGGCTATATCGCTCCTTATCATGCGAGCGTGATTGAAAACTTGCACCAAAACAGCATGGCAGGGTTTGGGCTTTCTAACATGGACGAGTTTGCGATGGGAAGCACCACAGAGTCTAGTTGCTATGGGATCACTAAAAACCCACGAGACAAAAACAGAGTGCCTGGAGGGAGTAGCGGAGGGAGCGCGGCAGCAGTCGCTGGCGGATTAGCGGTGGCGGCTTTAGGGAGCGATACGGGCGGGTCTATCAGGCAGCCGGCTAGTTATTGCGGGTGCGTGGGGTTAAAACCCACTTATGGGAGGGTGAGCCGTTATGGTTTGATTGCGTATTGTTCTAGTTTTGATCAAATCGGGCCTATCACGCAAAATGTGGAAGACGCTTCTATTTTATTTGACGCTATTAGCGGGCATGATAGTAAGGATTCCACGAGCGCTAATCTCAAACCCGTGCAAACCTTTAAAAACCTTAACAGAGACAAACGCTTTAGAATCGCTATTTTAAGAGATCACATTAAAGATGCGAGCAATGGAGTGCAACTCGCTTATGAAAACACCCTTAAAGCCTTGAAAGAAATGGGGCATGAGATTGTGGAAAAAAAGATGTTGGATTCGCATTATCAAATCTCTATTTATTATATTATCAGCATGGCTGAAGCGAGTTCAAATTTGGCCAGATTTGATGGGGTGCGTTACGGGAGAAGGGCTCAAAATATTAAAGATTTGAAAGAATTGTATCTCAAAAGCCGTAGTGAAGGTTTTGGCGATGAGGTGAAACGGCGCATCATGTTAGGGAATTTTGTCTTAAGCAGTGGGTATTATGACGCTTATTATTTGAAAGCCCAGCAAATGCGTTTGATGATTAAAGAGCAATACAATAAGATTTTTGAAGAAGTGGATTTGATTTTCACCCCTGTAGCACCTACGACCGCCCACTTATTCAATTACCATGCAAGCCCTTTAGAAATGTATTTGAGCGATATTTACACGATTGGGGCGAATTTGAGCGGTTTGCCGGCTCTTTCTTTACCGGTCGCTAAAGATCCTTTAGGCTTGCCTATAGGGATGCAATTCATTGCTAAGGCTTTTGATGAGCAAAGCCTTTTAGATGTTTCTTACGCTTTAGAGCAAGAATTAGATTTAAAATTAGATTAA
- the guaB gene encoding IMP dehydrogenase, which translates to MRILQRALTFEDVLMVPRKSSVLPKDVSLKSRLTKNISLNIPFISAAMDTVTEHKTAIAMARLGGIGIVHKNMDIQTQVKEITKVKKSESGVINDPIFIHVHRTLADAKVITDNYKISGVPVVDDKGLLIGILTNRDVRFETDLSKKVGDVMTKMPLVTAHVGISLDEASDLMHKHKIEKLPIVDKDNVLKGLITIKDIQKRIEYPEANKDDFGRLRVGAAIGVGQLDRAEMLVKAGVDALVLDSAHGHSANILHTLEEIKKSLVVDVIVGNVVTKEATSDLINAGADAIKVGIGPGSICTTRIVAGVGMPQVSAIDNCVEVASKFDIPVIADGGIRYSGDVAKALALGASSVMIGSLLAGTEESPGDFMIYQGRQYKSYRGMGSIGAMTKGSSDRYFQEGVASEKLVPEGIEGRVPYRGKVSDMIFQLVGGVRSSMGYQGAKNILELYQNAEFVEITSAGLKESHVHGVDITKEAPNYYG; encoded by the coding sequence ATGAGAATTTTACAAAGGGCTTTGACTTTTGAAGATGTGTTGATGGTGCCTAGAAAATCCAGCGTTTTACCTAAAGATGTGAGCTTAAAGTCTCGCCTAACCAAAAACATTAGTTTGAATATCCCCTTTATTAGCGCGGCTATGGATACGGTTACAGAGCATAAAACCGCTATCGCTATGGCGCGCCTTGGGGGTATTGGCATCGTGCATAAAAACATGGATATTCAAACGCAAGTTAAAGAAATCACTAAAGTTAAAAAAAGTGAGAGCGGGGTGATTAATGATCCTATTTTTATCCATGTGCACAGGACGCTAGCGGACGCTAAAGTCATAACGGATAATTACAAGATTTCAGGCGTGCCTGTGGTAGATGATAAGGGGCTGTTGATCGGGATTTTAACCAACAGAGATGTGCGCTTTGAAACCGATTTGAGTAAAAAAGTGGGCGATGTGATGACTAAAATGCCTTTAGTTACCGCTCATGTGGGCATTAGTTTGGATGAAGCGAGCGATTTGATGCACAAGCATAAGATTGAAAAATTGCCCATTGTGGATAAAGATAATGTTTTAAAAGGCTTAATCACGATTAAGGACATTCAAAAACGCATTGAATACCCTGAGGCCAATAAAGATGATTTTGGGAGGTTGAGAGTGGGGGCGGCTATTGGAGTGGGGCAGTTGGATAGGGCTGAAATGTTAGTTAAAGCTGGGGTGGATGCGTTGGTGTTAGACAGTGCACATGGGCATTCAGCTAATATTTTACACACTTTAGAAGAGATTAAAAAAAGCTTGGTAGTGGATGTAATTGTGGGGAATGTAGTAACTAAAGAAGCCACAAGCGATTTGATTAATGCGGGAGCGGACGCTATTAAAGTGGGTATTGGGCCAGGAAGCATTTGCACCACTAGGATTGTGGCTGGGGTGGGAATGCCTCAAGTGAGCGCGATTGATAATTGCGTAGAAGTGGCGTCTAAATTTGATATTCCTGTGATTGCAGATGGAGGGATCCGTTATTCAGGCGATGTGGCTAAGGCTCTGGCTTTGGGGGCATCAAGCGTGATGATAGGCTCTTTACTCGCTGGCACAGAAGAATCTCCAGGGGATTTTATGATCTATCAAGGGAGGCAATATAAAAGCTATAGGGGTATGGGCAGCATTGGGGCTATGACCAAAGGGAGTTCTGACAGGTATTTTCAAGAGGGCGTGGCGAGTGAAAAATTAGTCCCAGAAGGCATTGAGGGGCGTGTGCCTTATCGTGGTAAGGTTTCGGATATGATTTTCCAATTAGTAGGGGGAGTGCGCTCTTCTATGGGGTATCAGGGGGCGAAAAATATTTTGGAATTGTATCAAAACGCTGAATTTGTAGAAATCACTAGCGCGGGGTTAAAAGAAAGCCATGTGCATGGCGTAGATATTACTAAAGAAGCCCCTAATTATTATGGGTGA
- a CDS encoding F0F1 ATP synthase subunit A has protein sequence MEHRVFTIANFFSSNHDFITGFFVVLTAVLMFLISLGALRKMQMVPMGLQNVYESIISAILSVAKDIIGEELARKYFPLAGTIALYVFFSNMIGIIPGFESPTASWSFTLVLALIVFFYYHFEGIRVQGFFKYFAHFAGPVKWLAPFMFPIEIISHFSRIVSLSFRLFGNIKGDDMFLLIMLLLVPWAVPVAPFMVLFFMGILQAFVFMILTYVYLAGAVLTDEGH, from the coding sequence ATGGAACACAGAGTATTTACTATTGCTAATTTTTTTAGCTCCAATCATGATTTTATCACCGGGTTTTTTGTGGTTTTGACAGCGGTTTTGATGTTTTTAATCTCGCTTGGCGCATTGCGTAAAATGCAGATGGTGCCTATGGGTTTGCAGAATGTGTATGAGAGCATCATTAGCGCGATTTTGAGCGTGGCTAAGGATATTATCGGCGAAGAATTAGCCCGCAAGTACTTCCCTTTAGCTGGCACGATCGCTTTGTATGTCTTTTTTTCTAACATGATAGGCATCATTCCTGGTTTTGAATCCCCTACGGCTAGCTGGAGCTTTACGCTGGTTTTAGCGCTGATTGTGTTTTTTTATTACCATTTTGAAGGCATTAGAGTGCAGGGCTTTTTTAAGTATTTCGCTCATTTTGCAGGCCCTGTGAAGTGGCTCGCTCCTTTCATGTTCCCTATTGAAATCATCTCGCATTTTTCTAGGATCGTGTCTTTATCGTTTCGTTTGTTTGGGAATATCAAGGGCGATGACATGTTCTTGCTCATCATGCTTTTATTAGTGCCTTGGGCTGTTCCTGTAGCGCCTTTTATGGTCTTGTTTTTTATGGGGATTTTACAAGCTTTTGTTTTTATGATTCTCACTTATGTGTATTTGGCAGGGGCTGTTTTAACCGATGAAGGGCATTGA
- a CDS encoding RNA-binding protein produces the protein MKNIYVGNLVYSATSEQVKELFSQFGKVFNVKLIYDRETKKPKGFGFVEMQEEGVSEAIAKLDNTDFMGRTIRVTEANPKKS, from the coding sequence TTGAAAAACATTTATGTAGGGAATTTGGTTTATAGCGCTACTAGCGAGCAAGTCAAGGAGCTTTTCAGTCAATTTGGCAAAGTTTTTAATGTCAAGCTAATTTATGACAGAGAAACGAAGAAACCTAAAGGTTTTGGCTTTGTAGAAATGCAAGAAGAGGGCGTTAGTGAAGCGATTGCTAAATTGGATAATACGGATTTTATGGGCAGAACGATTAGAGTAACCGAAGCTAATCCTAAAAAATCTTAA
- a CDS encoding glycosyltransferase family 25 protein has product MRVFIISLNQKVCDKFGLVFRDTATLLNNINATRHKAQIFNAIYSKTFEGELHPLVKKHLHPYFITQNIKDMGITTNLISEVSKFYYALKYYAKFMNLGELGCYASHYSLWEKCIELNEPVCILEDDITLKENFKEGLDFLEKHIQELGYVRLMHLLYDANVKSEPLNHKNHEIQERVGIIKAYSHGVGTQGYVITPKIAKVFLKYSQKWVVPVDTIMDATFIHGVKNLVLQSFVIADDEQISTIARKEEPYSPKIALMRELHFKYLKYWRFV; this is encoded by the coding sequence TTGCGTGTTTTTATCATTTCTTTAAATCAAAAAGTGTGCGATAAATTTGGTTTAGTTTTTAGAGACACCGCAACTTTACTCAATAATATTAATGCCACCCGCCACAAAGCGCAAATTTTTAATGCGATTTATTCTAAAACTTTTGAAGGCGAGTTGCACCCTTTAGTTAAAAAGCATTTACACCCTTATTTCATCACGCAAAACATCAAAGACATGGGGATTACAACCAATCTAATCAGTGAGGTTTCTAAGTTTTATTACGCTTTAAAATACTATGCGAAGTTTATGAATTTGGGAGAGCTTGGGTGCTATGCGAGCCATTATTCCTTGTGGGAAAAATGCATAGAGTTAAATGAGCCCGTTTGTATTTTAGAAGACGATATAACCCTAAAAGAGAATTTTAAAGAGGGATTGGATTTCTTAGAAAAACACATCCAAGAACTAGGCTATGTGCGTTTAATGCATTTGCTGTATGATGCCAATGTAAAAAGTGAGCCATTGAACCATAAAAACCACGAGATACAAGAGCGTGTAGGAATCATTAAAGCTTATTCTCATGGGGTGGGGACGCAAGGCTATGTGATCACGCCCAAGATTGCCAAAGTTTTTTTAAAATACAGCCAAAAATGGGTTGTTCCTGTGGATACGATAATGGACGCTACTTTTATCCATGGTGTGAAAAATTTGGTGTTACAATCTTTTGTGATCGCTGATGATGAGCAAATCTCTACGATAGCACGGAAAGAAGAACCCTATAGCCCTAAAATCGCCTTAATGAGAGAACTCCATTTTAAATATTTGAAATATTGGCGGTTTGTATAG
- the trxB gene encoding thioredoxin-disulfide reductase, whose product MIDCAIIGGGPAGLSAGLYATRGGVKNAVLFEKGMPGGQITGSSEIENYPGVKEVVSGLDFMQPWQEQCFRFGLKHEMTAVQRVSKKDSHFAILAEDGKTFEAKSVIIATGGSPKRTGIKGESEYWGKGVSTCATCDGFFYKNKEVAVLGGGDTAVEEAIYLANICKKVYLIHRRDGFRCAPITLEHAKNNDKIEFLTPYVVEEIKGDASGVSSLSIKNTATNETRELVVPGFFVFVGYDVNNAVLKQEDDSMLCKCDEYGSIVVDFSMKTDVQGLFAAGDIRIFAPKQVVCAASDGATAALSVISYLEHH is encoded by the coding sequence ATGATAGATTGCGCGATTATTGGAGGTGGTCCTGCAGGTTTGAGTGCGGGACTTTATGCCACTAGAGGCGGTGTTAAAAACGCTGTTTTATTTGAAAAAGGAATGCCTGGGGGGCAAATCACTGGCAGTAGTGAGATTGAAAACTATCCGGGCGTTAAGGAAGTGGTGAGCGGGTTGGATTTCATGCAACCATGGCAAGAGCAGTGTTTTCGCTTTGGCTTAAAGCATGAAATGACCGCTGTTCAAAGGGTTTCTAAAAAAGACTCTCATTTTGCTATTTTAGCAGAAGATGGCAAGACTTTTGAAGCTAAGAGCGTGATTATCGCTACCGGTGGTAGCCCTAAACGCACAGGCATCAAGGGCGAGTCAGAATATTGGGGTAAAGGCGTTAGCACTTGTGCGACATGCGATGGCTTCTTTTACAAAAATAAAGAAGTAGCGGTGCTTGGTGGAGGCGATACCGCCGTAGAAGAGGCGATCTATCTAGCCAACATCTGCAAAAAAGTCTATCTCATCCACAGAAGGGATGGTTTTAGGTGTGCGCCTATCACTTTAGAGCATGCCAAAAACAATGATAAGATTGAGTTTTTAACCCCTTATGTGGTGGAAGAAATCAAGGGTGATGCTTCTGGCGTGTCTTCTTTAAGCATTAAAAATACAGCCACTAATGAAACAAGAGAATTAGTCGTGCCGGGGTTTTTTGTTTTTGTGGGTTATGATGTGAATAACGCTGTGTTGAAACAAGAAGACGACTCCATGCTATGCAAATGCGATGAGTACGGCTCTATAGTCGTGGATTTTTCCATGAAAACGGATGTTCAAGGCTTGTTTGCAGCAGGAGATATTCGCATTTTTGCCCCTAAGCAAGTGGTTTGTGCTGCAAGCGATGGTGCTACGGCAGCCTTAAGCGTGATTTCTTATTTAGAACACCATTAA
- the trxA gene encoding thioredoxin: protein MSHYIELTEENFESTIKKGVALVDFWAPWCGPCKMLSPVIDELAKEYEGEAKVCKVNTDEQEELSAKFGIRSIPTLLFTKDGEVVHQLVGVQTKVALKEQLNKLLG from the coding sequence ATGAGTCACTATATTGAATTAACTGAAGAAAATTTTGAAAGCACCATTAAAAAAGGGGTTGCGTTAGTGGATTTTTGGGCACCATGGTGTGGTCCTTGTAAGATGCTATCCCCTGTGATTGATGAATTAGCTAAAGAATATGAAGGTGAGGCTAAGGTTTGTAAAGTCAATACTGATGAGCAAGAAGAATTGAGCGCGAAATTTGGTATTAGAAGCATTCCTACGCTTTTATTCACAAAAGATGGCGAAGTCGTCCATCAGTTGGTGGGCGTGCAAACTAAAGTTGCTTTAAAAGAGCAATTAAACAAACTTCTAGGTTAG
- a CDS encoding YraN family protein, producing the protein MHFLNNKHKQKGLKAEEEACEFLKTLGFEMVERNFFSKFGEIDIIAFKKGVLHFIEVKSGENFDPIYAITPSKLKKMVKTIRCYLSQKDPHSDFCIDAVIVKNGKFELLENITF; encoded by the coding sequence ATGCACTTTTTGAATAACAAGCATAAGCAAAAAGGCTTAAAGGCTGAAGAAGAAGCTTGCGAATTTTTAAAAACGCTGGGTTTTGAAATGGTGGAAAGGAACTTTTTTTCAAAATTTGGCGAAATTGATATTATCGCTTTTAAAAAAGGGGTGTTGCATTTCATTGAAGTCAAAAGCGGGGAAAATTTTGATCCCATTTATGCGATCACGCCGAGCAAATTAAAAAAGATGGTTAAAACGATCCGCTGTTATTTGTCCCAAAAAGATCCCCATAGCGATTTTTGCATTGACGCTGTTATTGTGAAAAATGGTAAATTTGAGCTTTTAGAAAATATCACTTTTTAG
- a CDS encoding homoserine dehydrogenase — protein sequence MKKRLNIGLVGLGCVGSAVAKILQENQEIIKDRAGVGIGIKKAVVRDVKKHKGYPFEISNDLESLIEDEEIDIVVELMGGVEAPYLLAKKTLAKQKAFVTANKAMLAYHRYELEQIAKNTPIGFEASVCGGIPIIKALKDGLSANHILSFKGILNGTSNYILSQMFKNQASFKDALKDAQHLGYAELNPEFDIKGIDAAHKLLILASLAYGIDAKLEEILIEGIEKIEPDDMEFAKEFGYSIKLLGIAKKHQDCIELRVHPSMIKNECMLSKVDGVMNAISVIGDKVGETLYYGAGAGGEPTASSVISDIIEIARKKSSLMLGFETPQKLPLKPKEEIQCAYYARLLVSDEKGVFSQISAILAQNDISLHNVLQKEIPHSNKAKILFSTHTTNEKSMLNALKELESLKSVLDTPKMIRLEN from the coding sequence ATGAAAAAAAGATTGAATATAGGGCTTGTGGGTTTAGGGTGTGTGGGGAGCGCAGTCGCTAAAATCTTACAAGAAAATCAAGAAATCATTAAAGACAGAGCCGGCGTGGGAATTGGTATTAAAAAAGCGGTGGTGCGAGATGTGAAAAAGCACAAAGGCTATCCTTTTGAAATCAGTAATGATTTAGAAAGCCTGATAGAAGATGAAGAGATTGATATTGTCGTGGAGCTTATGGGTGGGGTTGAAGCGCCTTATCTTTTAGCTAAAAAAACTTTAGCCAAACAAAAAGCCTTCGTTACAGCCAATAAAGCCATGTTAGCGTATCACCGCTATGAATTAGAACAAATCGCTAAAAACACCCCCATAGGCTTTGAAGCGAGCGTGTGTGGGGGTATCCCTATTATCAAGGCTTTAAAAGACGGCTTGAGCGCTAATCACATCCTTTCTTTTAAAGGGATTTTAAACGGCACAAGCAATTACATTTTAAGCCAGATGTTTAAAAATCAAGCGAGCTTTAAGGACGCTTTGAAAGACGCGCAACATTTAGGCTACGCGGAATTAAACCCTGAATTTGACATTAAGGGCATTGATGCGGCACACAAATTATTGATTTTAGCGTCTTTAGCGTATGGCATTGATGCGAAATTAGAAGAAATTTTAATTGAAGGCATTGAAAAAATAGAGCCAGACGACATGGAGTTTGCTAAAGAATTTGGTTACAGCATTAAACTTTTAGGCATCGCTAAAAAACACCAAGATTGCATTGAATTAAGGGTGCATCCAAGCATGATTAAAAATGAATGCATGCTCTCTAAAGTGGATGGGGTGATGAACGCTATAAGCGTTATAGGGGATAAGGTGGGCGAGACTTTGTATTATGGGGCTGGGGCTGGGGGAGAGCCTACCGCAAGCTCGGTCATTAGCGATATTATAGAAATCGCAAGGAAAAAAAGCTCTTTAATGCTAGGCTTTGAAACCCCTCAAAAACTCCCCCTGAAACCCAAAGAAGAAATCCAATGCGCTTATTATGCGCGTTTGTTGGTGAGCGATGAAAAAGGGGTTTTTTCTCAAATTAGCGCGATTTTAGCCCAAAATGATATTTCGCTCCACAATGTCTTACAAAAAGAAATCCCGCATTCTAACAAGGCTAAAATCTTATTTTCCACGCACACCACCAACGAAAAGTCTATGCTGAACGCCCTTAAAGAGCTTGAAAGTCTAAAAAGCGTGTTGGACACCCCTAAAATGATCCGTTTGGAAAATTGA
- the uvrC gene encoding excinuclease ABC subunit UvrC, translated as MAYLLSSLKNLSNSSGVYQYFDKNRQLLYIGKAKNLKKRIKSYFSVRNNEITPNYRASLRIQMMVKQIAFLETILVENEQDALILENSLIKQLKPKYNILLRDDKTYPYIYMDFSTDFPIPLITRKILKQPGVKYFGPFTSGAKDILDSLYELLPLVQKKNCIKDKKACMFYQIERCKAPCENKITKEEYLKIAKECLEMIENKDKLIKELELKMERLSSNLRFEEALIYRDRIAKIQKIAPFTCMDLAKLYDLDIFAFYSGSNKAVLVKMFMRGGKIISSAFEKIHSLNGFDTDEAMKQAIINHYQSHLPLMPEQILLNACSNETLKELQEFISHQHSKKIALSVPKKGDKLALIEIAMKNAQEIFSQEKTSNEDLILEEARSLFKLECMPYRVEIFDTSHHANSQCVGGMVVYENNEFQKNSYRRYHLKGSDEYTQMSELLTRRALDFAKEPPPNLWVIDGGRAQLNIALEILKSSGSFVEVIAISKEKRDSKAYRSKGGAKDIIHTPSDTFKLLPSDKRLQWVQKLRDESHRYAINFHRSTKLKNMKQIALLKEKGIGEASVKKLLDYFGSFEAIEKASEQEKNAVLKKRI; from the coding sequence ATGGCTTATTTATTGTCCAGTTTGAAAAACCTTTCTAACAGTAGCGGCGTGTATCAATATTTTGATAAAAACCGCCAATTACTCTATATCGGTAAGGCGAAAAATTTAAAAAAACGCATCAAAAGCTATTTTTCTGTCCGTAATAATGAAATCACGCCCAATTATCGCGCCAGCTTACGCATCCAAATGATGGTCAAACAAATCGCTTTTTTAGAAACCATTTTAGTAGAAAACGAACAAGACGCTTTGATTTTAGAAAATTCTTTAATCAAACAGCTCAAGCCCAAATACAACATTCTTTTAAGAGACGATAAAACTTACCCCTACATTTATATGGATTTTTCCACTGATTTCCCTATCCCTTTAATAACACGAAAAATTTTAAAACAGCCTGGCGTTAAATATTTTGGCCCTTTTACAAGCGGGGCTAAGGATATTTTAGACAGCTTGTATGAATTGCTCCCGTTAGTTCAAAAGAAAAATTGCATCAAAGATAAAAAGGCATGCATGTTTTATCAAATAGAGCGTTGTAAAGCCCCATGCGAGAATAAAATCACCAAAGAAGAGTATTTAAAAATCGCTAAAGAATGTTTAGAAATGATTGAAAATAAAGACAAACTCATCAAAGAGCTTGAATTAAAAATGGAGCGCCTTTCTAGCAACTTGCGTTTTGAAGAAGCCCTCATTTATAGGGACAGGATTGCAAAAATCCAAAAAATCGCCCCTTTCACTTGCATGGATTTAGCCAAACTCTATGATTTGGATATTTTTGCTTTTTATAGTGGGAGCAATAAGGCGGTGTTAGTGAAAATGTTCATGCGTGGGGGTAAAATCATTTCTTCAGCGTTTGAAAAAATCCACTCTCTCAATGGGTTTGACACTGATGAAGCGATGAAACAAGCCATTATCAATCATTACCAATCGCATTTGCCTTTGATGCCTGAACAAATCTTATTGAACGCTTGCTCTAATGAAACGCTTAAAGAATTGCAAGAATTTATCTCTCATCAACACTCTAAAAAAATCGCTCTTAGTGTTCCTAAAAAAGGCGATAAGCTCGCTTTAATAGAAATCGCTATGAAAAACGCTCAAGAGATTTTTAGCCAAGAAAAAACCTCTAATGAAGATCTGATTTTAGAAGAAGCGCGATCGCTCTTTAAATTAGAGTGCATGCCTTATAGGGTAGAAATCTTTGACACAAGCCACCATGCCAACAGCCAATGCGTGGGGGGAATGGTCGTGTATGAAAATAACGAATTTCAAAAAAACTCTTATCGGCGCTACCATTTAAAAGGCTCTGATGAATACACTCAAATGAGCGAATTGCTCACTAGAAGGGCTTTAGATTTTGCTAAAGAGCCACCGCCTAATTTGTGGGTGATTGATGGAGGGAGGGCGCAATTAAACATCGCTTTAGAAATTTTAAAAAGCAGCGGGAGTTTTGTAGAAGTGATCGCTATTTCTAAAGAAAAAAGAGATTCTAAAGCTTATCGCTCTAAAGGGGGCGCTAAAGATATTATCCATACGCCTAGCGATACTTTTAAATTGCTCCCTAGCGACAAACGCTTGCAGTGGGTGCAAAAATTGCGCGATGAAAGCCACCGGTATGCGATAAACTTCCATAGATCCACTAAACTTAAGAACATGAAACAAATCGCTCTTTTAAAAGAAAAGGGCATAGGAGAAGCTAGCGTGAAAAAATTGTTGGATTATTTCGGGAGTTTTGAAGCGATAGAAAAAGCGAGCGAGCAGGAAAAAAACGCTGTTTTGAAAAAACGAATTTAA
- a CDS encoding ATP-binding cassette domain-containing protein — MKEIVKIENVSFNYHNRTVFKDFNLSIQEGDFLCVLGESGSGKSTLLGLILGLLKPSLGSVKIFNETLSNNAFLRQKIGYIAQGNSLFPHLNALQNMTFCLNLQGMDKQAAQKEAKALALKMGLDESLMDKFPNELSGGQAQRVGIIRGIIHRPELILLDEPFSALDSFNRKNLQDLIKEIHQNSHATFIMVTHDEAEAQKLATKTLEIKVLK; from the coding sequence ATGAAAGAAATCGTCAAAATAGAGAATGTGTCTTTTAACTACCACAATCGCACTGTTTTTAAGGATTTTAATTTAAGCATTCAAGAAGGGGATTTTTTATGCGTTTTAGGGGAGAGCGGGAGCGGTAAAAGCACGCTTTTAGGATTGATTTTAGGGCTTTTAAAACCCAGTCTGGGGAGCGTTAAAATCTTTAATGAGACCCTTTCAAACAACGCTTTTTTACGCCAAAAAATAGGCTATATCGCTCAAGGCAATTCCTTATTCCCTCATTTAAACGCTCTACAAAACATGACTTTTTGCCTTAATTTGCAAGGCATGGATAAACAAGCCGCTCAAAAAGAAGCCAAAGCCTTAGCGTTAAAAATGGGGTTAGATGAGAGCCTTATGGATAAATTCCCCAATGAATTGAGCGGGGGTCAAGCCCAAAGAGTGGGCATTATTAGGGGGATTATCCACAGGCCAGAACTCATTTTATTAGACGAGCCTTTTAGCGCTTTAGATAGTTTTAATCGTAAGAATTTGCAGGATCTTATCAAAGAGATACACCAAAATTCTCACGCTACTTTCATTATGGTAACGCATGATGAAGCCGAGGCTCAAAAGTTAGCCACAAAAACCCTAGAAATCAAAGTCCTTAAATAA